TAGATGGTTCTTCAGGTTTCTCTGGCTCTGGTAGTTCAGGTTCAGCTTTGGGAGATGTTCCAGCAGTATCTTCAGAAGATACTTTAGCTTCGGGAGTACTAGATGGACTAGGAGCAGGAGCTTCTCCTCCAGCGGGTTCAGGAGATTTAACAGCACTAACATCCTTTTTAACTTCTGTAACACCTTCATCAGTTTGAACTTTATCCTTATCTTCCGGAGTAGATGACTCACCCTTGGCTTCTCCAGATCCAGTAACAGGATCAGTAACTTTAGGAGCAGTTTTAGTGACATCTTTAGGTTTATCCTCAGATTCACTACCACTACCTCCATCAGCTTTACCAGCGACAGCAGTACGAGGAGCAACAATAGAAGCTGCTTCAGGAGGAGTTTCAGATTCAGATTTGAAATGTACCCTCTTTGGAGCTCCTCTCTTTGGGCTAGCGTGGGTGGCATGATTTCTCGATTCAAACTTGGCAATTCTATCCTTGACAAGACCAGGGGTAATCTCCCTTATAACTTTCTTCTTGTTAGCACCAGTGCCGCTAGATTTCGCAACAGAAGCATTAATGTGAGCCACTCTCTCTGTAATGCCCGGGATATCTCCTGTTTTCAACTCTGGCTCTTGAATTTCCGTATCAATCTCCTTGGAGTCGGATTCGTCAATTTCCTTTACGGCATCAGTGTCAACAAGTTTTTCCAACATCCCTGTCTTTTTAAGTGCCTTGGATACACCTTTGGAAAGTGGTTCTATTTTCCGTTTATAACTTCTCAATGACTTGGTCTCGCCGGCTCCCAGACCCTTTTCCCCAGAAGTGGATGCTTCATTAAAGGGCTTACCATCGGAAATCTTGTCCAGACTGTGACTTGGTCGTGAAAGGACGCTTCCTCCATGTGCAACTGATATTGCAATCACAAAAAGCGATGATATTATAGTCGACTTCATGTTGACTACTTGGTTGTGCATGTACTTTATTTCTCTAGCATCTAAAGTTATGACGGCGTGTTCATAAAACTTTAGTAACTGAAAAGATCTAACGTGTTTAAAACTCCCAGATCTAGCCCATTTTCCTCCTGCAAACCCTGGATCTGGTTCCTAAGCTACATACCGaatctgcaaatttttTCTGATCTATTTTGTCCTTGATAATAACATATTTGAAGACTAACATATCAGAAATGTTGAGTAAATGCCTAGGATCTTTAGATTACACAAGAGAAGAGTTGGAGAACGCGCTTAAAGTCTGCATGCAGTACATTCTGGAGATCTAAAAACGGAAACTGAATCATTCAGTGATCCGACCCGAGTACAATGATGGTTATAATATCGCACTATTTAGATTAAACATAGCAGTcagagatgaagaagcCTACTGTACTCTCCAAGACAGAAATATCTTCATGGGAAACTAtgataaatgcaaacatCGCAAAGGAACGACAGCTAGTATAGATCATTGACAGAATAACTACTCTTCCCTATAGCCACCAGAAGACAGTCCGTTCGCCATAAGACACTAGAACCAAGATAACTACCAAGAACAAGCAAATTAtggaagtactctcaagacatgtacctttataacaaaacgagtaatACTGTTTACAAAGAGTTAAAGTGAGAGACTccctagcattccagtatactAAtaagagagtagtctagagggggagagtctctactacctaccaagggtaggaaAATTATATTGCCTTAGTGATTAGACATGACATTATTTTAGACCATAGTTTCCACGTACCAAAACCAAGAATACCTGTTCCTATTGTTCCACCAACCGCACCACCTATTTCAGCAGGGTGAGATCTAATGGTATCAAGTATCTGCTCAAAAAACTTCTGTATACTATAGGTAACAGAGCCTTGTCCATCACCATCTCCAGGACCAGAAGGTCCAGAAGCACCATTAGGTCCTTGAAGTCCAGAGGGACTAGATGGCTTGTCAAGCTCTTCCTTTAAGTTCTTAAGTTTAGTGGTAAGCTCAGAAGTCTCTAGTTTCTCAGTCTTTCCAAACCCTTCAAGAACAGTCCAAGTAGTTCCATCCTTATCTTCATCTCCTCTGGTATAATATTCATAGTTATTACTACCAGTGCCTCTTTTCTCTAACTTAACCATTAGAAGGTTCTCAAGTTGAAACTCAGgtccatttccatcatagtATGCAGTGACACCTTTAAGAATGGAACTAGATGATATTCCAGAGAAAGCAGTACCTTCACCATATTTAACTCCACCAAGTATGAAGGCACTTTTGTTAAGAACTGAGTGAGAAAAACCTATGAAACCTTCAGccagtttgtttattgTAACATTAATCTtgtccttttcatcctctccGGAAGGATAATGATATTCAGTATCACTTCCACTAGTAGCATTTGTTTTTCCGAGGTCTATGGTAACAGTTGGTAACTTAGCCCTTAGAAGCTTTAGGATATTTGTATTATTACCAAGATAGTTGCCTTGTGGGTTATTAGAGATCTGCTTCCAGTTATTAGAATCTATAGAttccttttcaaaccaGATAGCCGATGATCCTGAAAGGCGAATCAAGAGTGGGATTCCATCAGTAAGTGGGTAGTGATATACATACACGCTAGATATTTTACCAGTTAATGCAAGCTCAATCTGTTCTGTTCCTCCATCCTTGAATCTGCGAATATAACTGCCAGCAATATAATGGATAGAGTAGGAATAACCAATAACAGGATAGTTTCTTACTGTAATCGGCTTAGAACAACCAATACATTGGTAATTAGTGCCACTACCAGTACCCTTCTCTGCGATTTTTGCAACGTGAGCTTGGTTCCATGCGCAGTTTTCTTTGTCAAGTTTCTTCTTGAGAGTACCTTCATTTATACCAGATTCatgtttccattttttgCCATGAAGCTTGTAAAAGGTACTTTCCCCAAGTTGAAGAATGAGAGGACTGGTATGACTACTGTCGCCCTCCCAGAAATAGACATAAGCCTCACTGTATGGTGTGGTATATATCATAGGATCTTCAAAAGGTATGCTTGTGCCACCCTTCTTTGTGGATAGGAGCCTCATACGATCTATTCCTCCACCAGGTTTGTGGGTGAACCTTTCGTAACAATTATGTACCTTTCCAGACTCAGTGACATTTATGTTGGTATCTTGATTAGAATCTGGAGGTTTAGTAATTTCTCCGTTGGCATAGTATGTTCCTTGAGTTTGAGTGAGATTTAATACTATAAGAGTATTTAACTTTGGACTAATTTCTGTAAGTTTTGAAAGGAGTTGACTTTCTTGATCAACATCGTGATTTTCTTCTCCTTTCCATGGGCTATAAGTTGAAAGATTAGTTCTTGTATAGTAGTCATACCTATTATCCCCTCTAGTCTTTTCAAGTCCCACCACCGCCGGCACAAGATTGCTATCATCATAGCTTAGATAGTATACAGTCACCTTTTTTTCATAGCGTCCTCCACCAGTTACGTCTATACTACTTTGTGGTTTTTTATGATGGTGTATTTCAGTAATATAATACGGTCTATCTACAGGAGTGTGAGTATATCTTTTATAGCCAGTAAGGCCTGTATTACTCTTGATTGAGGCATCTACCGATATATTTATTTTATTTCTACATGTATCCGTGTAGCTTCCACTAACACTTTTGTTACCAATGTCGATATAAATTGATTTTCTTCCAGAATCATTACATGTTCTTCCCGCACCCATCTATCAtccttcatctttattcagCAGCATTTCCTAATAGTTCCTCCAACATTTCTCTGAGTGTCTTACTAATATCCACATCTCCGTAGTAACTCATTATATCCTCCTATCATCCTTCCacagtagtactccattcatgtctcaactggtgtgagcagaatggtcagtatggatgaatgatgataactatgtaaacaaacaatacgcaataggcgtgacaaaaactataggtctaaacaatgGGTAGTCTAactagatgttgtaaaggagaCTAGCATTTCAGGGACCTTAGATCCTCTACAGAGACTTATACATCTTCAATATTAAcaaggaggaagaatatgatTAGAAGGAAGAAATATCTCAGTAGCACACTCATGGGACGGTTGGAGAATACCACGCCGACCTTTTTGCTCTACGAGTGGCATCTTCCATTGTAATAGAGGATACCCATGATGCATTTGATTTGAGAATCTATAGGAACGCAAAGTCACTCCCATTCATGACCACAATTGGAAACGTCCAAATGGCTAAATTGGACCCTCTGGTTTTGCATTCTAATAAAATTCTTGCTACAATACACCATCTGATCGCGTTTAATCCACCATCGCCACAATACCCTTAAACGTgatactccagaaggagAAATCTCAAGACAATGCGCCGGAACATGGGCACTAGCGCACAGCTTTCATCCACCCAGTTTATCCCATACACATTCTGAACCCCCAAAGGGTAAAATGAAAGATGGGAAGTTTGACGAGAGCCGAAATAGTACCAAAGAGCCACAACCTACTCCACTAGTGCCAAcctccatcttcctcagtACCCATCCATGGTAGCAGTCCACAATTCCCATCTTCACAGCAATACCACAGGATCATTCACCCCTTTACTGAACCTTGTCTCGAAATCAGCGCACATTTGTCAACTTTGCGAGGTCAAGCGCATTGTCATGCAGGTCTGATGTCACTGATCCCTCCCTCTGGTCCACGGACTGACCACGACTGCAGCATTTAGCAAATGCCGCAATTCGGCTACTCCCGTAAACTTCACCAAAAAGTTGCCGTAGGAAGAGAAATGGCCTTCCACTACCCCATGCAGTGAGGCTATGCAagaggaattttcttcGCTTTTTTCGCACACATTTCTTCGCCCAAAAAAGGATGAGAATTTCACTTTATATCCTCACGTTTTGCGTGGCAAAATTTGCCACCTGTGGAGATACAGGCCAAGAATCCTCAGGTTCACACACCTGGGATATATCTCTCGGGGCTAGGAACAAAAATGTCGTGATTCAGGAGGAAGTTTTCAATGAGACGCAAACTGTCGTATGTACTCCAGCGAATATGGACGAACAGGTCAACTCTCTAGTAGATGGAGCCATGGTGATATGGCAGCCTGGAGCCCAGGAAAGACTCAACCAGTGCAGATATACTATCATAAAGGAGACGCCTACGCTCGTCTTGGACGTATACAATGGGAATACTGCTCTACAAAAGTATTATGCAAAGGAGAAGGACAAATGGACGCTCGTTAAAGAGGGTGACTTTGTCAAGAAATTCAGCATAGCCTCAAGAGCCCATTTTGATCAACCCATTCCACAAGATACCGAAGATAAAGTTAGCATAGATCTTGCTAAACCAGTAGACGAGTCCAAGATTAAAATTCATGAGACTAAAAAAGATGGAGTGGATGAAAAAAAGTTTGAAGTAAAGGGCAAGATATCCATAAGTTCAGTTGCAGACGATGGAGTGGGTGTATGGATAGCTCCAGAGAGTGGTGCACTTGTAGTCACACTGTTCTCGCAAAAACGCTTTCCAAACATGATGGCTATACGACACAAGAAGGATaacaaggatgaattctTATATTTCGCAAAAGTATATGGCTCATGGCGTCAAATTAAAGTTGAtttatttcattttcaattgAATACAATGAAAAAGTATGCAAAGGAAGGAGAgcaaaagaagaatgatgCGGCTGCTCTTGCCATCATGAATGGTGGTACTCCTAGTGGCGGAAGAAGAGCCATTACATCTGGCGACAATATAAGCTCAGCTCTGGAAGTGATCCCACAGTAAAAATATAGAGTATTTTGAACTCgaatattccaaaattaCGATATCAACAGAGAAGAGAAGATTACAGAGTAAATCCGGATCCATTGTATCATACGAATTGGAGTAGTTGGCATGGGCTATTTCTCTAGTTGTAACAAATTTGATGGAAATACAAGTTTGAGATTTAAAGTTTACACATAGGTTAAACTCGAAACCTCGTTTATTTAGAAACCTGTGCCGAAAGATGGCgacatttaaaatgtagtttggtactcatccatacataTAGGTATCGTTTATTCATATTAACAGGCATTTAGATGTTTCTATTTCTCTGTCAAAAATAACCCCGGTAAGTATAAGACCTATCAAGAGGAGTGAATGCTACTACACGGATCTcttatatttatattatgGAGCGTGTTTTAAAGTTTACACCAGGTGCATGGTAGAGTTATGATCGCCACTTGAACTTAAGGAGCCTCGAAAATGGGTTACCTTGTACGCTAACTAGAGCAATTCCACCTGGTTTTACAATCTATCTAGATAACAGACCAACAAACAAACACATACATGAAAAGAATACGCAGAAAACATCAAATGGTTTGTACTGTGGATTGCCTACAAATTGATAATCTAACAGGAGGACTTATTGGCAGTAATCTTTGAATACCATAGGTATATTCTCATCTTTCACACCAAAAATTGACGTAAACGAATTAGAAGGATATGTAAATAAAAGACTAGTGCGCTCAGACTATAAATTTGCCTATATCCTAGACAAAAGGTAGAGAAGGTTGAAAAACCCAGACATACACAGGCGAATTTATAGAATCTACAAATTCATAAGTTTTAATAACACCACAAGGAATAAAAATGGGAGgaataaggaagaatagcTACATTTAGTCTTTACTGGTGGGGACTCTTCCTCTGCCAAGCCCCGTATTCTTCATTTCGATGATGTAAAACAATGATCGATACGATTATTTCGTTTAACTAAATGTAAGAATAACAAACAGCTGATGTTCTCCCAGCGTATTTCCGCTTTGCCGGACGCAATGCCGATGTCGTCGTTAAGGCTTCGTGCAGCGATGGCAGACGCTAAGGCAAGGAGTGAGAGGAAGCAAAATACAGATGAGGACTTTAGAATGAGGATACACAATGCTCACAAGTACGTTTTTATGCTGGTTACTGTATCCACAGCGGCTCTTTCTAGTGTTACATTGCTCCTGGAGAAAGTTTTCCACTGTGAGAATATAGCCAACAAGTGCTACTTCTCTCTTTTAGTCTCAGGTTGGGCTGTGATAACTATTGCTCTACTATGGTTGAGAATGAGCTTTGGTGCTTTGGTTGTTTACTTTTGGTTACTAATACCTGGTCTGTTTATACTCGTCGTTGTCATATACTTTGGCAATGGAAACGTGGCTCGTATAATTTTCATTTCTGTTTATGGAATAAATGGAGGCCTGGAGGCATTGATTTTACAGGCGTCCACATTTGTGATATCAAAGCTATTTCTTAACTCTGCAATTTCAACCTTGTATTCCGGCTATGCGTTCGGGTTAATTTCAATGGGAGTCTTTCAACTCATTATGGAACACGTGATAGGAACAAACACTATATCAAAGGTGAGATTCTGCGCAATTTTATGTCACGGAGTAAAGGCAGCCATAGCATTTCTCACGGCACTATGGATCACATATCTCTATTTAAAGTACAACTGGTATGTTAGAAGGGTTGAAGCTGAAGAGAGGGTCatagaagaagaggaaaagaagaatcGTACTAGCGAAGAAGAATTGACAAAAATGCAACAGTTGTCCAAGGTGATAGCAATTGTACCATATTATCTCCCTCGTCTTGTTGTTCAGGGATTTGGAACAACCATGAGAGTATTTTTCTATCCTTATCTAGTGCCATTCCTGGTGGATTTGTCTAACCGAGAGAAGCTCGTCATCTCGCTTTCCTACACATTATTTGACTTTGTGGGTACGAATTATGCGGGAAACTTTGATGAAACGATTGACCCATCTGAAAAGACTCCCTCTCAGTCTCATCTTTCATTTGTGTTGTCGAGGGATATcaatctttatattttggGGTTTTCGTCGATTTCCGTGGCTGGATTTGTTGTGTGGAACATTTGGACCTGTAAATTCAGATTAGCAAAGTCTTCACTTGTGCTCTTGTGTGTGACATCTCTGCATGGTTTTATAGGAGGGCTCCTTACTGGAAGAGGACTAAATGGTTCATTTTCCCTCATTGAGTACTACAACACTCAGACGAGGGCAGACGGAACAAAGATTATAGGAGATGATATAATAAGCCTCGGAAATATAATAAACGACGTTTGTTTTATCTATGATTATGCCATCGCTTTTGTAATATCTACACTTTCTAACATTACCGAGAGACTCATAGTCaatcacaaaaattccagagagtATATTCTCAGCAACAACAAGGGCGATTTATCAATCGAAACTGTACAAGCCCTATTAACGCAGTTTAAAGTTGGTTGAGACATTATGGGTCTCTATTATATTTGTAAGTAAAAAGGTCACATTGACAAATCACAGTATTTTGTGGATCCTTCACGGATCCTATTCACTCACATTTTCTGCTGTAGTTTAGTGGTATTACAGCAATAtataacattttaatgaaaCATAAATGATTATGCGTTATCGCAGTCTCTGGTCTGGTTATTCCCAGTGGAATGATTATCATTACGCTAAAGTTGTGAGGGATTAATGCATATGATCCTCCTACTGGTTCTGGTaagcagaatggtcagtgCAAAGAATCTCCGTGCAATAGTGGTAAGAAGCAGAAGGATGGTGGCACTATTTCGTGCTTAAACATGTTTAcatcccaaggtttaatgatagtattggcctttactggagacggtTATCTGAAGAcctattccaagtatgagcatgatcGGAGTAAGTGGCCTACTAGAGACTATGGAACACTACAAGGCGCACAGTACAAATGTAAGAGCTAATGTCCTTGTTAAGAAGGAGCATCGGTTCATTGTTTACACGGATGGAAAGATTCCACGTGTATTGTATCCCCTGGATAATATTTTTCACtttaaatgcagtttttgCTTCAACTACACGAAAAACAAACTATTGGCAAACTTGTTCATTTAAATAGATAAATGCATAGACTATCTGTTTATCAAAAACTCTTCCAAGTCGCAAAGACAGTGATGGACGATTGTATGTGGAGATCCTATAAAGTTTGAAACGACCTTTAGTGTCATTAGGTATGCGATTGGCGTTCCGCCGTGGCGTTTCCCTGTATATTGCCATGGGTTTCTTGGAAGTGTACGTCCATATGTGGTTATAGTTTCCATTTCTTGAAATGAACCTTCCATTTCCTCTAGAATTCCCTTGTACGGGTCGTTGCGTTCTGTTCCACTATCAACCTCTTCCATATCTCCATCAATCTGCAGAGCTTCTCCTTGTGTCGGAGTTTCTGAAACATGCGCATTTTTATGGATATACAACTTTTTTGTAAAATCTAGCGTGAAGTCGGTCCAATAGTCATTTTGGGTCTGACAAAGATCTGTATCTAAAATTTCTCTCATTGACCTCAGGACCTGCATTCGCTGATTCTTTATGAGATTTCTGTAATTGTCGTATTCCAGGGATTTTTCCAAAGACCACCCAGAGTAGAATGGATATGTATTGAACAGCTGTCtaattttgtaaaaaatTTCCTTGTTGCTAGGAAGTGTTTCCTTTATGCGATAAATCATGTCATTATCTGATCCCTTTAGTGCACTTATGAGGGAATCTATAGATTTAATGCGATGTTCCTTCATCTCTTGCACTTTTATACTTGAAACGAGATTTTCATCCTCGGGAGGTGAAATTGCAGTGTTGCCATATTCGCCGTGTATGCATTTTAGGACAGATCCGCTCCACGTTCCCAAAAAGTTTAGCCAATAATCTATAGGAAATTGTTCTCGCTTTATCCACTTGGTCAATGCTATTAGAAAGGACCTATTCGGTTTCTTCTTTACGTATCTGTATAGCACCCCGTTTATAAAGCGGTAAGAACTCCTCTTGCGGAATTCTCTAATCACAAACCTCCTAAGCCTATTTAGatcatttttaatgtagtaATTACTCAGTGCTGTAGTTGCAGCTACAGGATTTGTATAAAGGAGCCACATTATGGCATTCACTCCAGATGTTTCAAACCCATGTCTAGATGCACTAAAGTAGAGTAATTTAAATCCATCAACCATCTCTATAGAATCTGGAGCACAAAGTTTATTTGTCATGTTTTTATTTCCACCCATTAAACCGCATAGCCATTTGAACCTTTTGATCCTTTCCCTTGTGTCATAAACCCTTGTATTGTTCTTTGGTTCCATCCCAGTCATTTCCAAGAGCTGATCAAATATACTGAGTACACTATCTTCTACCTGCATTTTTTTACCAACATGTACATCCTCCAACTTGTCCAGTAAATCCAGACTTGCAGCATCTGCGACTTTTACAATCCAGCTCATCTTATGCACGTTAAATTCAATCGGTTCTGAGAACCTTTCCTGTAGCTTTACCTTGTTTTTTGGAGCAATTTCTTCACCCTTTTCTGCAAAGTTTGGGAAAGCAGGTGGTTGATAGTGGAAAATTGGCCATAGCATTCTGCAAGCCGCTAAAACTACGGCCGCTCCAAACACATGAGTAGGATATTCCCTAAAACACGTACCATAAATTGTGGTTTCCGTCTGATTTTCAGAGTATGAATGTCGTTCTATACTTGCTGCAAGAATGAGATCCACAACAGCCAGGACTTGTACGGGTAATCTTGCATGATGAACAATTCTTCTACATAATCCATGTACATTGAATTCAATTTCTGATCCATCAATAACTCCAGCAGTTATAAACCTTGCAGTAATAATTTCTAGATGTTGTGTACTACGTGGAGCATTGGTTTGCGTAAAAAGATTCTGTGTAgcctcttcctctttacTTCTTACATAATCTGAATTTGGAATGAATTGACCACGACGGTGCGACGCTCTTAGAATCCAAGCTGGAAGGAGTTGTACACACCCTTTTAGCGGGATTCTCCCTTGGATTATCCAACGCGTAATATCGTTTGCAACTATTCCATAACGACACTTTATTAACGCAAGAAAAATTATTGTACATACTAGTTGCAAATCTATCATTGGAAGAAGTAATGCCACGTTTGTGGAGCTAAACCTACTCTCGGTGTATCCCAAATGTTTTTCTATAATGTGGATAAATATAAGATTTATAATATCCATTCTAACGCTGGTGTTTATAACTCGTATTGAGCCAGTATGTATCCCCAAAGAGTCTGCAATACTTAAAAGTGTGTTGATGTCCAGTGGATTATCCTCTATAGAAGAATGACTAACATGCGTATATCCTTCAAGTTCTTCAAGTGGACGAACATCCGGGTAATCGTAAAGAAGTTTCCATAAAAAATCATGTCTATAAAGAGACTCCATCATATGGCAAAGCCTTAGTGGATTTGTTAGTTCCAAAGTTCTTAAATGTTTTGGTTTCATTGGAAGCCCTCTTTGttttaaaaacttttcaatGTTTAAAAGTGAGAACCCCAAGGGACTGCATTTTCTTGATCTGGGTATTCTTGAGTTTTTTGCACGTTCCAGAATTATTTCCCTATTTTTTTCTGTCATGTGTTCCTCTACATGACTAAAGTCATAGTATTTATGCTTAGTGCTCTTtaccttttcctttttttTTGTGAGAATGGACTTTACGTTTACGCTTTTTGTATGCATGATCACTTGTTTTTTTGGTTTCGAAACATGAGTTTCCCCGAATAAAGCAGACATGAGAGACGAATATTCGAAACTTGTTGATCCCATATCATTTATGACACAACGTAAACGCGGATGCACCTCAGGGCTATCTGTATAATCTTCCGGGATCTGATTTGTGTTTTGTATGTAGCTCGGTGGAACAAAATATGTATGATCCTTGGGTAATGGGTGATTGAACATTGTAGATATTGGAATATTGTTATCTACAATGTAATTCAAGTATCTTGTCCAAAGCTCCTTTGCCTCAATTTCAACT
This region of Theileria equi strain WA chromosome 1, complete sequence genomic DNA includes:
- a CDS encoding hypothetical protein (encoded by transcript BEWA_026870A), giving the protein MGAGRTCNDSGRKSIYIDIGNKSVSGSYTDTCRNKINISVDASIKSNTGLTGYKRYTHTPVDRPYYITEIHHHKKPQSSIDVTGGGRYEKKVTVYYLSYDDSNLVPAVVGLEKTRGDNRYDYYTRTNLSTYSPWKGEENHDVDQESQLLSKLTEISPKLNTLIVLNLTQTQGTYYANGEITKPPDSNQDTNINVTESGKVHNCYERFTHKPGGGIDRMRLLSTKKGGTSIPFEDPMIYTTPYSEAYVYFWEGDSSHTSPLILQLGESTFYKLHGKKWKHESGINEGTLKKKLDKENCAWNQAHVAKIAEKGTGSGTNYQCIGCSKPITVRNYPVIGYSYSIHYIAGSYIRRFKDGGTEQIELALTGKISSVYVYHYPLTDGIPLLIRLSGSSAIWFEKESIDSNNWKQISNNPQGNYLGNNTNILKLLRAKLPTVTIDLGKTNATSGSDTEYHYPSGEDEKDKINVTINKLAEGFIGFSHSVLNKSAFILGGVKYGEGTAFSGISSSSILKGVTAYYDGNGPEFQLENLLMVKLEKRGTGSNNYEYYTRGDEDKDGTTWTVLEGFGKTEKLETSELTTKLKNLKEELDKPSSPSGLQGPNGASGPSGPGDGDGQGSVTYSIQKFFEQILDTIRSHPAEIGGAVGGTIGTGILGFGTWKLWSKIMSCLITKAI
- a CDS encoding signal peptide-containing protein (encoded by transcript BEWA_026880A); the encoded protein is MRISLYILTFCVAKFATCGDTGQESSGSHTWDISLGARNKNVVIQEEVFNETQTVVCTPANMDEQVNSLVDGAMVIWQPGAQERLNQCRYTIIKETPTLVLDVYNGNTALQKYYAKEKDKWTLVKEGDFVKKFSIASRAHFDQPIPQDTEDKVSIDLAKPVDESKIKIHETKKDGVDEKKFEVKGKISISSVADDGVGVWIAPESGALVVTLFSQKRFPNMMAIRHKKDNKDEFLYFAKVYGSWRQIKVDLFHFQLNTMKKYAKEGEQKKNDAAALAIMNGGTPSGGRRAITSGDNISSALEVIPQ
- a CDS encoding hypothetical protein (encoded by transcript BEWA_026890A), whose translation is MADAKARSERKQNTDEDFRMRIHNAHKYVFMLVTVSTAALSSVTLLLEKVFHCENIANKCYFSLLVSGWAVITIALLWLRMSFGALVVYFWLLIPGLFILVVVIYFGNGNVARIIFISVYGINGGLEALILQASTFVISKLFLNSAISTLYSGYAFGLISMGVFQLIMEHVIGTNTISKVRFCAILCHGVKAAIAFLTALWITYLYLKYNWYVRRVEAEERVIEEEEKKNRTSEEELTKMQQLSKVIAIVPYYLPRLVVQGFGTTMRVFFYPYLVPFLVDLSNREKLVISLSYTLFDFVGTNYAGNFDETIDPSEKTPSQSHLSFVLSRDINLYILGFSSISVAGFVVWNIWTCKFRLAKSSLVLLCVTSLHGFIGGLLTGRGLNGSFSLIEYYNTQTRADGTKIIGDDIISLGNIINDVCFIYDYAIAFVISTLSNITERLIVNHKNSREYILSNNKGDLSIETVQALLTQFKVG
- a CDS encoding hypothetical protein (encoded by transcript BEWA_026860A); the protein is MLVFKYVIIKDKIDQKKFADSLLKFYEHAVITLDAREIKYMHNQVVNMKSTIISSLFVIAISVAHGGSVLSRPSHSLDKISDGKPFNEASTSGEKGLGAGETKSLRSYKRKIEPLSKGVSKALKKTGMLEKLVDTDAVKEIDESDSKEIDTEIQEPELKTGDIPGITERVAHINASVAKSSGTGANKKKVIREITPGLVKDRIAKFESRNHATHASPKRGAPKRVHFKSESETPPEAASIVAPRTAVAGKADGGSGSESEDKPKDVTKTAPKVTDPVTGSGEAKGESSTPEDKDKVQTDEGVTEVKKDVSAVKSPEPAGGEAPAPSPSSTPEAKVSSEDTAGTSPKAEPELPEPEKPEEPSTNKESKDEHPKPTKPKKQVSTDELSECKKKALELSREAGDGVDALKEAQAKIRKYVRESEKLVRRAKSTRATKLLDTAKELRAAFYKKFEKTYPGLAEIHSTSLAISNRLGRFEKKKNAGVLKYEVTSATKTLKKFDSRLQGSLKDTRDYTKVMIAKVKAVTDKIKSACKADSGVKVEDEQVEKEASSPKTAKVQKVKPQEKEAEVQKRKLEPATRESVELPNTPSELQKKLRQDISDATENIKKRKGLAEEVKNEIKQLKELDTNSDKSFDKEIERLTELKKKVNESILKTFPKVGRIYRNSDRLIADMDGKSSEKNDELVKKVKEATKDDQTSLKELEEEYNELADNFKGIKDTAELSR
- a CDS encoding anonymous antigen-7 like protein (encoded by transcript BEWA_026900A) — encoded protein: MLRCDNCGELITSFDTDSEVTCGVCGVVQSITQTIVEEYSHAYSQTQRAGRLVGPTQEVPKEKQDTQTAQEDFDLLVGIQMVMDYLCKALIKNFAFSNQVEIEAKELWTRYLNYIVDNNIPISTMFNHPLPKDHTYFVPPSYIQNTNQIPEDYTDSPEVHPRLRCVINDMGSTSFEYSSLMSALFGETHVSKPKKQVIMHTKSVNVKSILTKKKEKVKSTKHKYYDFSHVEEHMTEKNREIILERAKNSRIPRSRKCSPLGFSLLNIEKFLKQRGLPMKPKHLRTLELTNPLRLCHMMESLYRHDFLWKLLYDYPDVRPLEELEGYTHVSHSSIEDNPLDINTLLSIADSLGIHTGSIRVINTSVRMDIINLIFIHIIEKHLGYTESRFSSTNVALLLPMIDLQLVCTIIFLALIKCRYGIVANDITRWIIQGRIPLKGCVQLLPAWILRASHRRGQFIPNSDYVRSKEEEATQNLFTQTNAPRSTQHLEIITARFITAGVIDGSEIEFNVHGLCRRIVHHARLPVQVLAVVDLILAASIERHSYSENQTETTIYGTCFREYPTHVFGAAVVLAACRMLWPIFHYQPPAFPNFAEKGEEIAPKNKVKLQERFSEPIEFNVHKMSWIVKVADAASLDLLDKLEDVHVGKKMQVEDSVLSIFDQLLEMTGMEPKNNTRVYDTRERIKRFKWLCGLMGGNKNMTNKLCAPDSIEMVDGFKLLYFSASRHGFETSGVNAIMWLLYTNPVAATTALSNYYIKNDLNRLRRFVIREFRKRSSYRFINGVLYRYVKKKPNRSFLIALTKWIKREQFPIDYWLNFLGTWSGSVLKCIHGEYGNTAISPPEDENLVSSIKVQEMKEHRIKSIDSLISALKGSDNDMIYRIKETLPSNKEIFYKIRQLFNTYPFYSGWSLEKSLEYDNYRNLIKNQRMQVLRSMREILDTDLCQTQNDYWTDFTLDFTKKLYIHKNAHVSETPTQGEALQIDGDMEEVDSGTERNDPYKGILEEMEGSFQEMETITTYGRTLPRNPWQYTGKRHGGTPIAYLMTLKVVSNFIGSPHTIVHHCLCDLEEFLINR